The DNA region GACCGGTGGATTCGCCGAATTCCCGGGCCAGATCCAGCAGTCCGGCGCTCTTGCCGAGTTCTCCCGCGGTCGTCGCGATGGCGTCGAGGACGACGTCGCGGTGCGTGAAATGCTGGAACAGGGCCATCAGGTCGGCGACGGCCTCGTGCCAGGCGAAGACGTCGCGGTGGGTGGATTCGCTGTAGAGCCGCCGGATTCGATGCACGATCGCGTGGGTCACCTCGTGCGCGACGATGTCGCTCGACAGGCAGGTGAAGATGATCTGGTGCGGGAGATTCGCGCCCGGATTCTCGGCATCGGCGCGGTAGTAGCCGAACAGCACGGCGCGGCGCTGCGGATCGAAATACGCGTTCTGCCCTTCGAAGGCGTGCGGAACCAACCGCAGGACCTGTTCGTGATGCCATCGGAAGCGGCGACCCATGAATCGCTCGAACCGCTCCAGAACGCTCATCGCGACCGCGTACACGACCTGTTGATGGGCCCGGGGATCGCTCTCGGAGGGGCGAATTCCGTCCTGCGCCAACAGATACGGATCATCGAGGTCGATCGGTGCGTACCATTTCTCGCGGCTGGCGTCGTAGTCGATGACCTGCACGAGTTCGCCGTCCGGGCCCGGGCCGCGGATCTTCTCGAACGGGATGTCCAGGGTCAGGAAGCGGCCGGTCAAGCGCGTCGACATCGGATCGAAGGCGAAGGTGCGCAAGCGGCGCCGGGCGGGCGGGCAGATGCCGCCCATGCTGTAGGCCACCGTTCTCGCACCGGCCGCGGGCAGGGTCACACGGTCGGCAACAGGTGCGGTTTCGTCCATTGTTCGTCCTCCCACCGGACTTCTCGCGGGATTCGTTTGCCATAGTTCGCGTCGGCTTCGCACCGATCGCGCACACTCGCGTGCACCCGGGCATCGGCCGGAATGCGGCGGTGGCGGTAGGTGAGCAACGCCCAGATCCACCCCATCCGATGCACGCGTCCGTTCGCGTGCTCCACACTCAACGTGCAGATGTCTTGGTAGGAATGGGCTTTCAGGAGGATTCCGGCCTCGATGGCGCCGTCGGTGATCCATTTGAGGGCGATCTCGGCCAGTCGCGGATCGTCCTCGAACGTTCCGCCGACATCGGAATGGACGCCCGCGAACCACGCTTCGTCGAGCACCGGCCGCTGCCCCTTGGGGATCACCAGGTACTGCTCGTACGGGCGGCGCTTCTCATCGATGGAAACGGCGTGCCGGACCCGCGCCACGTTCGGAATCTGCCGCGTGAAGGGCCAGTGCAGGTCCCATCGGAACAGCCCGGCCGCCTTCACCGTGTCCCAGACCCCCAGATATTCGATGGGAATCGAGAATTCGCCGTCGGGGGTCTTGGAGCAGAAGGCCCGCGCGTACCGCCGCAGTTCGGGCCAATTGGTCGCCTTGCGGGTGTACGCGCTGACGACATATTGGACGAGATTCTGGCTGCCGGGGCGCAACAGTCCTGGCTCGTGCAGTAGACCGGCGAGGGCTCGAGCCGTGTACGCGCCCCGGCTGAACCCGAAGACGTAAACCCGGTCGCCCGGCCGCCAATGCTCGATCAGATAGGTATAGGCCTCGGCGAGATTCGACCGCAGTCCACTCCCGACGGCCAATCCGAGCATCCGCGACAACCAGCGTGCCGGGGGCGACCACGCGCCCCGGGCGCTGAAGGTCCCGACTCCCGGATCGTAAAAGGCGATCTGTTCGGCGGGATTACTCAGGTCGAGCATCTCGAACAGTCGAACGACATTCGTACTGCCGGTGGCCCGGAGCTGATTGCCCGTCCCGTCGAGACAGATGACGATGTTCTTACCCGTTGATGCTGCAAACACCGTATGAGTGTCACCCTGGCGGACCAGCCGGTATTGAGTAGCGCGGTACTCGAATTTCGCCGGTTCGGACTCGAATCAGCGCACGTTTCGCGTGGCCACGCAGCCGCGCAGCAACGGCCGCAGGTGATCGAACAGATCGTCCGGTCGATCGAACAGGAAGAAGTGATCTCCCGGCAGGATGCGCACCTCGCTGTGGGCGGTGGTGTGTTCTCGCCACGCGGCCAGTTCGAGGTCGTCGACCAGCGGATCGGTCGCACCGCCGAAGACGTGGATCGGGCAGGGCAGGGGTGGCGCGCTGTCGTATCGGTGCGACGCGCACACCCGCAGATCGTCGCGGATGACGGGCAGTGCGTCGGTGAGCAGCACCGGGACCTCGAGGATCGGGGCGGGCAGCCCGCCCAGGTCGGCGAGCAGCCGGATCAGCGCCGCGTGGTCGAGCGCCTCGACCGGGGGCAGCGAAGACGGCAGGTGCGGGGCGGTGCAACCCGAAACAATCAGCGCCGCAGGCAGTGTCGCGCCGCGATCGCGTCTGCGGCATGCCAGGCGATAGGCGAGCAGCGCGCCCATGCTGTGCCCGAAGAAGGCGAACGGTTCGGTGAGGTGCTCATCCAGCTGAGCGTCCAGGTCCGCGAGCAATGGCTCGAGGTCGTCGAACCGTGACTCGCCGCTGCGGCGCTCGCGGCCCGGCAGCAGCACCGGCCGCACCGCCGTGTGCGGGCCCAGCGCACGCTGCCAGGTGCGGTAGCCCGACGCACCGCCGCCCGCGTGGTGAAAACAGAACAGCCGCAACGACGCCGAGTCCGCGCCTGCCGCCGCGGGTTCGAGGTAGCCGGTCACCCGGCCGCCCGCAGCAGGGTCAGTTCCTCGGCGAGGATCTTCACCGTCGATCGGATCTGTTCCTCGGTGTGGCAGGTAGTGATGAAGAACCGCAGCCGGGTCTTGTCCTCGGGCACGGCCGGATACAGGATCGGGTTGGCGTTGATTCCCCTGCGCAGCAAGGTATTCGACAGTGCCAGCGTTTTCATCGAGTCGCCGACGATGCAGGGGATGACCGGGGTGTCGTGGCTGTCGCCGGTATCGATGCCCGCCTCCTTGGCCAAGGTCAGGAAGAGCCGGGACGACTTGCGCAGTCGATCGAGCAGCTCGGGTTCGGCGCGCAGCTCACGTAGTGCGGCGAGGGAGGCGGCGGCGTTGGCCGGGGTGATGCCGACGCTGTAGACGAATCCGGGGGTGGTGTATTTCAGGAAGCGGATGAGTTCGGTACTGCCGGCGACGTATCCGCCGCACCCGGCCAGTGCCTTGGACATCGTCCCGGACCACAGTTCGACCTCGGTGCGGTCGACACCGAAGTATTCGCCGATACCGCCGCCTGTCACACCGAGCACGCCGATGCTGTGTGCTTCGTCGATCATGAGCAGTGCCTGGTGTTTCTTCTTCACCTCGATCAGTGCAGGCAGGTCGGGGATGTCGCCGTCCTGGCTGTAGACGCCCTCGATGACGACCAGCACCCGCCGGTACCGGCCCCGGATGTCGGTGAGCATGCGGTCCAGTGCGGCGAAGTCGTTGTGCGGGAACGGCCGCCGCGTGGCGCCGGAGAGTTTGCAGCCCTGCAGGATGCTGTCGTGGGCCAGGCTGTCGTGGACGATCAGGTCGCCGGGGCCGACGATGTGCCCGATCACCGTGACGTTGGTGGCGTGCCCGCTGGTGAACGTGATCGCGTCCTCGGTGCCGAGCAGGGCGGCCAGTTCACGTTCCAACTCGGCGTGAATCGTCTTCTCGCCCGAGAGCAGTCGGCTCGCCGAAACCGAACTGCCGTACCGCGCCACGGCGTCCTGCACGGCGGCGGTGACGGCCGGGTGCCCGGACATGCCGAGATAGTTGTAGCTGGAGAAGTTCAGGACGTCCGCTCCGCCGATCACCGAAGTGTCGCGGGTGACTCCGTCGTTGACCAGGAAGTAGGGGTTGCTCACCCCGAACTTCTCGGCCGTCTCGATCCGGTCGAAAATCGCCCGCACCTCCGGAAAGTCCGCGATGCGAAACTGGGGCTCGACCTCGGGCAATACCTCCGATCCGGTCGGTTCGGCAACTTCCGAAAGCGTTGTCGGCGAGCCGGATTGCGGGGGAGCGGCCAGCCTGATCACCTCGCCGAGGGTGGTGGCGGGGGTGAGCCGGTCCGGCCTGATCGCGAGCCCGGGTATGCGGCGGGTGAGTCCGCTGAGCAGGTCGGCGACCATGATCGAGTCGAATCCCAGTTCGCCGCCCATGGTTTGGCTGT from Nocardia tengchongensis includes:
- a CDS encoding DUF2235 domain-containing protein, which codes for MFAASTGKNIVICLDGTGNQLRATGSTNVVRLFEMLDLSNPAEQIAFYDPGVGTFSARGAWSPPARWLSRMLGLAVGSGLRSNLAEAYTYLIEHWRPGDRVYVFGFSRGAYTARALAGLLHEPGLLRPGSQNLVQYVVSAYTRKATNWPELRRYARAFCSKTPDGEFSIPIEYLGVWDTVKAAGLFRWDLHWPFTRQIPNVARVRHAVSIDEKRRPYEQYLVIPKGQRPVLDEAWFAGVHSDVGGTFEDDPRLAEIALKWITDGAIEAGILLKAHSYQDICTLSVEHANGRVHRMGWIWALLTYRHRRIPADARVHASVRDRCEADANYGKRIPREVRWEDEQWTKPHLLPTV
- a CDS encoding thioesterase II family protein, producing MTGYLEPAAAGADSASLRLFCFHHAGGGASGYRTWQRALGPHTAVRPVLLPGRERRSGESRFDDLEPLLADLDAQLDEHLTEPFAFFGHSMGALLAYRLACRRRDRGATLPAALIVSGCTAPHLPSSLPPVEALDHAALIRLLADLGGLPAPILEVPVLLTDALPVIRDDLRVCASHRYDSAPPLPCPIHVFGGATDPLVDDLELAAWREHTTAHSEVRILPGDHFFLFDRPDDLFDHLRPLLRGCVATRNVR